In the genome of Microthrixaceae bacterium, one region contains:
- a CDS encoding trypsin-like serine protease yields MRRNIISLILTVSMLAATPAAAAVVGGNDPAPGGGTGRIVGGSTSSPAEFPYVAALVYADGGTPDEDLFCGATVLSPSWVLTAAHCLVDRFDQYPNTYPGPTGDYIGPEAIEVVTGLTALDGDGGQRLPVAAIYPHAAYSGIYNDFDFALIRLAQPTTAPALTVIGANEANLESAGTMATIVGWGWTGDDYPLDLRDANVPIVADSTCASIFPPGREANGEPTEFRAQSMLCAGFMAGGVDTCKGDSGGPLVVKPAGSQPRLVGVVSWGDGCANPNLPGVYSRVSAVRPWITKSTRFGPFAPDAAAYVIQQYYDLAGRWPTGAELTRWLTTFGAADSPSPTSLPVDLINAPAWRDVAPPIARLYRATFLRNPETNGFAYWVGPGRASRSLTDIATWFAQSPEFVGRYGNLDDDEFVDQIYANVFDRAPDAGGRAYWVGRLASGLKRGVLLAQLSDSVEYRKATGPSVATITTWFGLLRTIPTPTQITNNSDLSTAALVERIRTGVAYASRFQG; encoded by the coding sequence GTGCGGCGCAACATCATTTCCCTGATCCTCACCGTCTCCATGCTGGCGGCCACCCCTGCGGCGGCCGCCGTGGTCGGCGGGAACGACCCGGCCCCAGGAGGTGGCACCGGACGCATCGTGGGCGGATCCACCTCGTCGCCCGCGGAGTTTCCATACGTCGCTGCGCTCGTCTACGCCGACGGAGGGACCCCAGACGAGGACCTCTTCTGCGGGGCCACCGTCCTCAGCCCGAGTTGGGTGCTCACCGCGGCGCACTGCCTGGTCGACCGTTTCGACCAGTACCCCAACACCTACCCGGGCCCCACGGGCGACTACATCGGCCCCGAGGCGATAGAGGTCGTAACCGGGCTCACAGCGCTGGACGGCGACGGCGGTCAAAGGCTGCCCGTGGCCGCCATCTACCCCCACGCTGCCTATTCCGGGATCTACAACGACTTCGATTTCGCTCTCATCCGCCTAGCCCAGCCCACCACCGCCCCCGCACTGACCGTGATCGGGGCCAACGAGGCCAACCTGGAATCGGCGGGCACCATGGCCACCATCGTTGGTTGGGGGTGGACCGGTGACGACTACCCACTCGACCTCCGAGACGCCAACGTGCCGATCGTGGCCGACTCGACCTGCGCCTCGATCTTTCCCCCCGGTCGAGAGGCCAACGGGGAACCCACCGAGTTCCGGGCCCAATCCATGCTCTGCGCCGGGTTCATGGCCGGCGGGGTAGACACCTGCAAGGGCGACTCCGGCGGTCCCCTCGTGGTCAAGCCTGCCGGTTCTCAACCTCGCTTGGTCGGGGTCGTCTCTTGGGGCGACGGCTGCGCCAACCCCAACCTCCCAGGCGTCTACAGCCGGGTATCGGCGGTGCGACCGTGGATCACCAAGTCCACCCGGTTCGGGCCCTTCGCCCCCGACGCCGCCGCCTACGTGATCCAGCAGTACTACGACCTGGCCGGCCGCTGGCCCACCGGTGCCGAACTGACCCGATGGCTCACCACCTTCGGTGCGGCCGACTCACCGTCCCCGACATCGCTGCCGGTCGACCTGATCAACGCCCCGGCATGGCGAGACGTCGCCCCTCCCATCGCCCGCCTTTACCGGGCCACGTTCCTTCGCAACCCCGAGACCAACGGGTTCGCCTACTGGGTTGGGCCCGGCCGGGCCAGTCGGTCGCTGACCGACATCGCCACCTGGTTCGCCCAGTCGCCGGAGTTCGTCGGGCGGTACGGCAACCTCGACGATGACGAGTTCGTCGACCAGATCTACGCCAACGTCTTCGACCGAGCCCCCGATGCCGGCGGCCGCGCCTACTGGGTGGGACGCCTGGCCAGCGGCCTCAAGCGGGGCGTGCTCCTGGCCCAACTGTCGGATTCGGTCGAGTACCGCAAGGCCACCGGCCCGTCAGTGGCCACCATCACCACCTGGTTCGGTCTGCTGCGCACCATCCCAACCCCGACCCAGATCACCAACAACTCCGACCTCTCCACCGCCGCACTGGTCGAGCGGATCCGCACCGGCGTCGCCTACGCCAGCCGCTTCCAGGGATGA
- a CDS encoding glycosyltransferase family 2 protein, with translation MIRADHRYDLSVVISTHDRPAQLREAIAAVRAQDHPGPIETIVVWDRSQPDETLEVTESVDPHRPVRILVNDRTPGLPGSRNCGAAAATAPVLGFCDDDDLWLTSKARRQLDLLTSTDSDTVVCGMELEVDGEVFPRPSDTALLRYAHLLQSRRIEANMVAALVRTDAFWNEIGPMDEHIPGGFAEDYDWMLRAARHQPIPAATEPLIRVRWVVRSHFRQQWPSWEAALRVVLDRNPEFCGEQRGRARVEGQIAVAIAAQGRRRDAWRQIRTTWGWSWREPRALIALAIAGGVPADTVTAALNRRGRGI, from the coding sequence ATGATCAGGGCCGACCACCGCTACGACCTGAGCGTCGTCATCTCCACCCACGACCGACCTGCCCAACTTCGCGAAGCCATCGCCGCGGTGCGGGCACAGGACCATCCCGGGCCGATCGAGACCATCGTGGTGTGGGACCGGTCCCAACCCGACGAGACGCTCGAGGTGACGGAGTCGGTCGACCCCCATCGGCCGGTCCGCATCCTGGTCAACGATCGAACCCCCGGCCTGCCCGGCAGCCGCAACTGCGGGGCAGCAGCCGCCACCGCACCCGTGTTGGGCTTCTGCGACGACGACGACCTCTGGCTCACCTCCAAGGCCCGGCGCCAGCTCGACCTGCTGACATCCACCGACTCGGACACGGTGGTGTGCGGCATGGAGTTGGAGGTCGATGGTGAGGTCTTTCCTCGTCCGAGCGACACCGCTCTGTTGCGCTACGCGCACCTGCTCCAGTCCCGCCGGATCGAAGCCAACATGGTGGCGGCGCTGGTCCGCACCGACGCCTTCTGGAACGAGATCGGCCCCATGGATGAACACATCCCGGGCGGCTTCGCCGAGGACTACGACTGGATGCTGCGCGCTGCCCGCCACCAGCCGATCCCAGCGGCGACCGAGCCGCTGATCAGGGTGCGATGGGTGGTTCGCTCCCACTTCCGTCAACAGTGGCCTTCATGGGAGGCCGCCCTGCGGGTGGTGTTGGACCGCAACCCCGAGTTCTGTGGGGAACAACGGGGCCGGGCCCGGGTAGAAGGCCAGATCGCGGTGGCCATAGCGGCCCAGGGGCGTCGCCGAGATGCCTGGCGCCAGATCCGCACCACCTGGGGCTGGTCGTGGCGCGAACCCCGTGCCCTCATCGCCCTGGCCATCGCCGGAGGAGTCCCCGCCGACACCGTCACCGCCGCCTTGAACCGGCGAGGCCGTGGAATCTGA
- a CDS encoding oligosaccharide flippase family protein — MNRPADPAVAAVARGGATNLIGAVVYGASNFVVLIVLNRMLGVDDAAVVVVAIALFNVVSTVSGLGCTTGLVRTISRLRAVDEPERLRATLRVALVPVTLVSVAAGAGLALAAPALADVLADGDTVDQVATVLRWMAVFVPAATVHTVVIQGTRGFDTMVPVVAVERIGRALALPVVVGIAAAAGTGPTGAGVAWASTNAVALAFSIAAMSKRVDDALSRSGRNPVAPDPQFRRAYWRFTAPRAVGQASEVAVNWSDTIIVSALVSTTAAGVYASGTRYLLPGLFAAEALMQVTGPRISGLMARHRPDEASALIKVVAGWQVAVLWPIYTLIALFPTPLLTVFGPEVVQARGALVALAVAMLVATPVGPAASAILMAGRSSQAMANTGAVLGVNIAGNLIFVPRHGITAAGVVWGVTIVIAAVLPGWQCRHLGIHTLGHPALIAAVLSTSTFGITAGLSRMTMGDNAKGLVAAGIVGAAGYLVGLRWAGPALSLHSLRPGAHRSGATHLQPDPDEEHQG, encoded by the coding sequence ATGAACCGCCCCGCCGACCCCGCGGTGGCGGCGGTGGCTCGGGGCGGAGCCACCAACCTGATCGGTGCCGTCGTCTACGGGGCATCCAACTTCGTGGTCCTGATCGTGCTCAACCGCATGTTGGGAGTGGATGATGCCGCGGTTGTGGTCGTGGCAATCGCCCTTTTCAACGTGGTTTCCACCGTGTCGGGCCTGGGTTGCACCACCGGGCTGGTGCGCACCATCAGCCGACTCCGGGCGGTGGACGAACCCGAACGATTGCGAGCGACCCTCCGGGTCGCGCTGGTACCGGTCACCTTGGTCTCGGTGGCGGCCGGCGCCGGCCTGGCCCTGGCTGCGCCAGCACTGGCTGACGTTCTGGCCGACGGTGACACCGTCGACCAGGTGGCGACGGTGCTGCGCTGGATGGCCGTGTTCGTTCCGGCCGCCACGGTCCACACCGTCGTGATCCAAGGCACACGCGGCTTCGACACCATGGTCCCGGTGGTGGCCGTCGAGCGCATCGGCCGGGCTTTGGCCCTGCCCGTGGTCGTGGGCATCGCAGCCGCAGCCGGAACCGGCCCTACCGGGGCCGGGGTGGCATGGGCATCCACCAACGCTGTGGCCTTGGCCTTCTCCATCGCGGCCATGAGCAAACGGGTCGACGACGCCCTATCCCGATCGGGGCGCAATCCGGTGGCCCCCGACCCTCAGTTCCGGCGGGCCTACTGGCGATTCACCGCGCCGCGGGCGGTGGGGCAGGCCTCCGAGGTGGCGGTGAACTGGAGCGACACCATCATCGTGAGCGCGCTGGTGTCGACCACGGCTGCTGGCGTGTACGCCTCGGGTACCCGCTACCTGCTTCCCGGGCTGTTCGCCGCCGAGGCATTGATGCAAGTGACCGGCCCTCGGATCAGCGGGCTGATGGCCCGCCACCGTCCCGACGAGGCATCGGCGTTGATCAAGGTGGTGGCGGGCTGGCAGGTGGCGGTGCTGTGGCCGATCTACACGCTCATAGCCCTGTTCCCCACCCCGCTGCTGACCGTGTTCGGGCCCGAGGTGGTCCAGGCTCGGGGCGCGCTGGTGGCTTTGGCGGTGGCGATGCTGGTGGCGACCCCCGTCGGGCCCGCGGCCTCGGCGATCCTCATGGCCGGACGGAGCAGCCAGGCCATGGCCAACACCGGGGCCGTGCTCGGTGTGAACATCGCCGGGAACCTGATCTTCGTCCCCCGCCACGGCATAACCGCGGCCGGCGTGGTGTGGGGCGTGACGATAGTGATCGCCGCGGTCCTCCCTGGATGGCAGTGCCGCCATCTGGGGATCCACACCCTTGGCCATCCGGCGCTGATCGCCGCCGTGCTGTCGACGTCCACGTTCGGGATCACGGCCGGTCTCAGCCGTATGACGATGGGGGACAACGCCAAAGGGCTGGTCGCGGCCGGTATTGTCGGTGCCGCGGGCTACCTCGTGGGGCTGAGGTGGGCCGGACCTGCGTTGAGCCTCCACTCGCTCCGACCCGGTGCCCACCGGTCCGGAGCCACCCACCTCCAACCGGATCCAGACGAGGAACATCAGGGCTGA
- a CDS encoding O-antigen ligase family protein, which produces MRVGAVAAPPRSGSGSAEVSARETRRVAWPLWLITAGTAPAMAVGIHGISWMLPGLVFGSRILAHRGTRFPRSSIPLVILVGWITLSVTVIPPSGLPLFTYRWLLWAGCLAVFVWLVNVDERVVPSDTVVDWLAALWITLVAFGYLATLLPNLATPSPLGILVGPLNRVEFVARLSEWRFAETQQFMGYPVPRPAAPFGSSNAWGSAMGLLTPFFLKSWIVGVSPARRRRGVIIGLVGVYPILVSVNRGLWLSLIVGGMYFAARRALRGRFAALAVLMAGMLAVAALLVLTPAGGLVNDRLDKSEKSNSARSSLYERAWEGALESPLVGHGAPVFAPDLPEGTPPVGTHGLIWYLMFIHGFLALGLFLVWLGTEVVLSGRLRTPLSWWVHLSLIATVVQMPYYGLMPHLVIVGVTVGLAHREARRSRQPTPSGAIP; this is translated from the coding sequence ATGAGGGTCGGTGCGGTCGCCGCGCCCCCACGCAGCGGGAGCGGCTCCGCCGAGGTGTCGGCCCGTGAGACCCGTCGCGTGGCCTGGCCGCTCTGGCTGATCACCGCGGGGACGGCACCGGCCATGGCCGTGGGCATCCACGGCATCTCCTGGATGTTGCCCGGGCTGGTTTTCGGATCACGGATCCTGGCCCACCGTGGGACCCGCTTCCCGCGCTCGAGCATCCCGCTGGTCATCCTGGTTGGGTGGATCACCCTCAGCGTCACGGTGATCCCTCCCTCTGGGCTGCCCTTGTTCACCTATCGATGGCTGCTGTGGGCCGGCTGTTTGGCGGTGTTCGTGTGGCTGGTGAACGTGGATGAGCGGGTGGTTCCCTCCGACACCGTGGTCGACTGGCTGGCCGCGCTGTGGATCACCTTGGTCGCCTTCGGCTACCTGGCCACGTTGCTGCCCAACCTGGCCACGCCATCACCGTTGGGGATCCTCGTCGGCCCGCTGAATCGGGTGGAGTTCGTGGCCCGGTTGTCGGAGTGGCGCTTTGCCGAAACCCAGCAGTTCATGGGGTATCCGGTCCCCCGGCCTGCCGCGCCCTTCGGGTCCTCCAACGCGTGGGGGTCGGCCATGGGCCTGCTCACCCCGTTCTTCCTCAAGTCGTGGATCGTGGGGGTGTCACCAGCGCGCCGTCGCCGGGGGGTGATCATCGGTCTGGTCGGGGTCTATCCGATCCTCGTCTCGGTCAACCGGGGGCTGTGGCTCAGCCTGATCGTGGGTGGCATGTACTTCGCGGCACGCCGTGCCCTCCGCGGCCGGTTCGCAGCGCTGGCCGTGCTCATGGCCGGGATGTTGGCGGTGGCAGCCCTGTTGGTGTTGACCCCGGCCGGTGGTCTGGTCAACGACCGTCTCGACAAGTCAGAGAAGTCCAACAGCGCCCGATCTTCCCTTTACGAGCGGGCGTGGGAGGGAGCGTTGGAATCTCCGCTGGTGGGCCACGGTGCCCCCGTTTTCGCTCCCGACCTACCCGAAGGCACCCCGCCGGTGGGAACCCACGGCCTGATCTGGTACCTGATGTTCATCCACGGATTCCTGGCGCTGGGGTTGTTCCTGGTCTGGTTGGGGACCGAGGTGGTGTTGTCGGGGCGGCTCAGGACTCCCTTGTCGTGGTGGGTGCACCTGAGCCTCATCGCCACCGTCGTCCAGATGCCGTACTACGGCTTGATGCCACACCTGGTCATCGTGGGCGTCACCGTCGGCCTAGCCCACCGCGAAGCCCGGCGCTCACGCCAACCCACCCCGTCCGGAGCCATTCCATGA
- a CDS encoding sulfotransferase: MSPVDPVPSRSGPLEGLRRSGPGTAVTDVAKHGLRAVGMATAGLRPGPDLLVIGAKRGGTTSLWRYLSEHPGILPTFPRAQQIKGTYFFDEEWSRGVRWYRSHFPTAATRRLMQRRLGHEIVSFEASPYYLFHPLAPERARQVTPEALVVAVLRDPVERAFSHWKERRNHTESLGFAEALDAEAERTKGEESRLMADPSARSMAHRHQTYVAQGCYAPMLERWFGAFGRDRVVVVPSEEMYADPQRFCDGLFDRLGLPGHRLASVEPWNAEPSPGMDAAVRERLTIELTPHVLATEEILGRSLPWARA; encoded by the coding sequence ATGAGTCCCGTCGATCCAGTTCCCTCTCGTAGCGGCCCCTTGGAGGGGCTGCGCCGGTCTGGGCCGGGCACCGCGGTCACCGATGTGGCCAAGCACGGGCTGAGAGCCGTGGGTATGGCCACCGCAGGGCTGCGCCCCGGGCCAGACCTGTTGGTGATCGGGGCCAAGCGGGGCGGTACCACCTCACTTTGGCGCTACCTGTCCGAGCACCCGGGCATTCTGCCGACGTTCCCTCGGGCTCAACAGATCAAGGGCACCTACTTCTTCGACGAGGAGTGGAGCCGCGGGGTGCGCTGGTACCGGTCACACTTCCCCACGGCCGCGACCCGCCGGCTCATGCAACGCCGGCTGGGTCACGAGATTGTGAGCTTCGAGGCCAGCCCCTACTACCTGTTCCACCCGTTGGCCCCCGAGCGGGCCCGCCAGGTCACACCCGAGGCCCTGGTAGTGGCCGTGCTCCGAGACCCGGTGGAGCGTGCCTTCTCGCATTGGAAGGAGCGACGGAACCACACCGAATCGCTGGGTTTCGCCGAGGCTCTCGATGCCGAGGCCGAGCGCACCAAGGGTGAGGAGAGCCGCCTGATGGCCGACCCGTCGGCCCGGTCGATGGCCCATCGTCACCAGACCTACGTTGCCCAAGGCTGCTACGCCCCGATGTTGGAGCGTTGGTTCGGGGCCTTCGGCCGAGACCGAGTTGTGGTGGTGCCATCCGAGGAGATGTACGCCGATCCCCAGCGGTTCTGCGACGGCCTGTTCGACCGGCTCGGCCTTCCCGGGCATCGCCTCGCTTCGGTGGAGCCTTGGAACGCGGAGCCGAGCCCAGGAATGGATGCCGCGGTACGAGAGCGGCTGACCATCGAACTGACCCCTCACGTGTTGGCCACCGAGGAGATCCTGGGCCGTTCACTGCCATGGGCGAGGGCCTGA
- a CDS encoding glycoside hydrolase family 16 protein: protein MKLSALRKVAVSIAAGIAVTGFAACDPAPVDPTPPPTGWTLVGGDEFNGSSLDTSKWSAYNNTYGDGNNEYACLTPNNVAVTGGSLKITSKKETVTCPGNKARNYTSGFIGSRETGTYYTRYARFEMRARVPHNQGLWPAFWLRHRNGASVAEVDIMEYFHSQVPGKTTNTLHLDGRHNLSKKSSTFESSGVPTPGWHTWAVEISPVEGGAVKFDFLLDGNLTHTYTDTQHNWASGAEAGTWDIAINQAVGGNWGGDPDGVLGELPLVNRCSISGTFPGGCKTTGINRVDWADSADATYEVDWVRVYTR from the coding sequence ATGAAGCTCTCAGCTCTCCGCAAGGTGGCAGTATCGATAGCGGCGGGAATCGCCGTGACCGGATTCGCAGCCTGCGATCCGGCTCCGGTCGACCCGACCCCTCCCCCCACCGGTTGGACCCTGGTCGGCGGCGACGAGTTCAACGGCTCCAGCCTCGACACCTCCAAGTGGTCCGCCTACAACAACACCTACGGCGACGGGAACAACGAGTACGCCTGCCTGACCCCCAACAACGTGGCGGTGACCGGTGGCAGCCTCAAGATCACCTCCAAGAAGGAGACGGTCACCTGCCCCGGCAACAAGGCCCGGAACTACACCTCGGGCTTCATCGGCTCCCGTGAGACCGGCACCTATTACACCCGCTACGCCCGCTTCGAGATGCGGGCCCGGGTTCCCCACAACCAGGGTCTGTGGCCGGCGTTCTGGCTGCGTCACCGCAACGGAGCCAGCGTGGCCGAGGTCGACATCATGGAGTACTTCCACTCCCAGGTCCCCGGCAAGACCACCAACACCTTGCACCTCGACGGTCGCCACAACCTGTCCAAGAAGTCCTCGACCTTCGAGAGCTCCGGCGTGCCCACCCCGGGCTGGCACACCTGGGCCGTGGAGATCAGCCCGGTCGAGGGCGGCGCGGTGAAGTTCGACTTCCTGCTCGATGGGAACCTGACCCACACCTACACCGACACCCAGCACAACTGGGCATCGGGCGCTGAAGCCGGAACGTGGGACATCGCCATCAACCAGGCCGTGGGTGGCAACTGGGGCGGCGATCCCGACGGCGTGCTCGGTGAGCTTCCGCTGGTCAACCGCTGCTCCATCTCGGGCACCTTCCCCGGCGGCTGCAAGACCACCGGCATCAACCGGGTCGACTGGGCCGATTCCGCCGACGCCACCTACGAGGTCGACTGGGTCCGGGTCTACACCCGCTGA
- the larE gene encoding ATP-dependent sacrificial sulfur transferase LarE — MTVVEPAELATVIDPDAALSRLRAWFADQPAVVVAFSGGADSALVAWVANDVLGPERAHCVTAVSASLPESELAGCSELAASWGLNWSKVVTDELDDPAYQRNDAQRCYHCKDALSRALEPLAEARDAVVVLGVNLDDLGDHRPGQRAATERGALFPLVEAGLTKSMVRDCSRVLGLETADKPAAACLASRVPYGTPVTFTVLREVEAAEASLHDLGFTELRVRHYGETARIEVPVDRLAEVIDRRLEVVEAVQAAGYRYVTVDLEGLRSGNLNGAAGGPRATAGVRAGVPAENPVDR, encoded by the coding sequence ATGACGGTCGTGGAACCTGCCGAGTTGGCCACGGTGATCGACCCGGATGCCGCGTTGTCGCGGTTGCGGGCCTGGTTTGCGGATCAGCCGGCCGTGGTGGTGGCGTTCTCGGGTGGGGCCGATTCGGCGCTGGTGGCATGGGTGGCCAACGACGTTCTGGGGCCTGAGCGAGCGCACTGCGTGACCGCGGTGTCGGCGTCGTTGCCCGAGTCCGAGTTGGCAGGTTGCTCGGAGTTGGCGGCCTCGTGGGGCCTGAACTGGTCGAAGGTGGTCACCGACGAGTTGGACGACCCCGCCTACCAGCGCAACGACGCGCAGCGCTGCTACCACTGCAAGGACGCGTTGTCGCGCGCGTTGGAGCCTCTGGCCGAGGCGCGCGACGCGGTGGTGGTGCTCGGAGTCAACCTCGATGACCTGGGCGACCACCGTCCCGGGCAGCGGGCCGCCACCGAACGCGGAGCGCTGTTTCCACTGGTCGAGGCCGGTTTGACCAAGTCGATGGTGCGTGATTGCTCGCGGGTGTTGGGGCTTGAGACGGCCGACAAACCAGCCGCTGCCTGTCTGGCGTCGCGGGTTCCCTACGGAACCCCCGTGACCTTCACCGTGCTGCGGGAGGTAGAGGCAGCCGAGGCCTCTCTGCACGATCTCGGATTCACCGAGTTGCGAGTCCGCCACTACGGCGAAACCGCCCGTATCGAGGTTCCTGTCGACCGGCTGGCCGAGGTGATCGATCGCCGCCTGGAGGTGGTGGAGGCGGTGCAGGCCGCCGGATATCGATATGTGACCGTCGACCTCGAAGGACTTCGGAGCGGCAACCTGAACGGTGCCGCCGGGGGGCCGAGGGCCACCGCTGGGGTTCGAGCGGGAGTCCCCGCCGAGAATCCTGTAGATCGCTGA
- a CDS encoding chlorite dismutase family protein, with protein sequence MSEPLSPSVGLGVIHLFCTVTAGVDRRALAEAVSSAGVDGVQVVPVAVLGHKADVALMALGPDLWRLRSFQSEAVAAGLTVVDSYVSLTELSEYAQGLPEAMAQARLYPQLPPEGKPAWCFYPMSKRRGEGQNWFTLPFEDRDALMREHGSTGRGFAGRILQLITGSAGVDDYEWGVTLFAQKPDDLKEVVYKMRFDKASALYADFGPFVTGMVGSLDEVLDAAGVAR encoded by the coding sequence ATGTCTGAGCCACTTTCCCCCTCCGTCGGCCTGGGTGTGATCCACCTCTTCTGCACGGTTACCGCGGGGGTGGATCGGCGTGCGCTGGCCGAGGCCGTCTCCTCGGCGGGGGTCGACGGTGTTCAGGTGGTGCCGGTTGCGGTGCTAGGTCACAAGGCCGATGTCGCCCTCATGGCGTTGGGCCCGGATCTGTGGCGCCTTCGGTCTTTCCAGTCCGAGGCGGTGGCCGCAGGCCTGACCGTGGTCGATTCCTACGTGTCGCTAACCGAGTTGTCCGAGTATGCCCAGGGGCTGCCAGAGGCCATGGCGCAGGCCCGGCTCTACCCCCAGCTTCCGCCCGAAGGTAAGCCGGCCTGGTGCTTCTACCCGATGTCCAAGCGTCGTGGGGAGGGACAGAACTGGTTCACCCTTCCGTTCGAGGATCGTGATGCCCTGATGCGTGAACACGGTTCGACCGGGCGCGGTTTCGCCGGGCGGATCCTCCAGCTCATCACCGGTTCGGCCGGCGTCGACGACTACGAGTGGGGCGTGACCCTGTTTGCCCAGAAGCCCGATGACCTCAAGGAAGTCGTGTACAAGATGCGCTTCGACAAGGCGTCGGCCCTCTACGCCGACTTCGGTCCCTTCGTCACTGGAATGGTCGGCTCGCTCGACGAAGTGCTCGACGCGGCCGGGGTGGCGCGCTGA